The following are encoded in a window of Ogataea parapolymorpha DL-1 chromosome VII, whole genome shotgun sequence genomic DNA:
- a CDS encoding CDP-diacylglycerol--serineO-phosphatidyltransferase yields the protein MSQRLSRRAKKSSIPPPESAMSDASDSEGASIENIKTRRSSSMSSIFSLTDEPLPPPNETDIIAFTSDNRHLSFIRNLHMADFITMLNGFSGFYSIISCLRFTLTRQSHYVQRAIFFIFLGLFFDFFDGKVARLRNKASLIGQELDSLADLISFGVAPASIAFAIGLQTTLDALCLTFCVLCGLGRLARFNVTVSNIPKDFTGKSKYFEGLPIPSSLWLVFLMSFLVYKQWTAADLPLGLLWEGKFYEWHPFSGLFFVQGCLMISKSLRIPKP from the coding sequence ATGTCTCAGAGACTGTCTCGAAGAGCTAAAAAATCCTCGATTCCACCGCCAGAGTCGGCGATGTCTGATGCCTCTGATTCTGAAGGTGCATCCATCGAGAACATCAAGACCAGAcggtcctcgtcgatgtcctcgatcttctcTCTGACCGACGAGCCTCTGCCTCCGCCCAATGAAACTGATATCATAGCATTCACTTCGGACAATAGACATCTATCTTTCATTAGAAACCTACATATGGCCGACTTCATCACCATGTTGAACGGCTTTAGTGGTTTTTACTCGATCATTTCATGTCTCAGATTCACGCTAACGCGCCAGAGTCATTACGTGCAACGggcaatcttcttcatttttctgggtctgtttttcgacttCTTTGATGGAAAAGTCGCCagactcagaaacaaggCCTCTTTGATTGGCCAGGAGCTCGATTCGCTCGCTGACCTTATCTCGTTCGGAGTTGCCCCCGCCTCGATTGCGTTTGCCATAGGGCTCCAAACCACTCTCGACGCTCTTTGTCTCACCTTCTGCGTTCTGTGTGGGCTCGGCAGACTTGCCAGATTCAACGTCACCGTTTCCAACATCCCCAAGGACTTCACCGGCAAGTCCAAGTATTTTGAAGGACTGCCTATTCCATCGTCCCTGTGGCTCGTGTTTTTAATGTCGTTCCTTGTTTACAAGCAGTGGACTGCCGCCGATCTGCCATTGGGACTTCTGTGGGAGGGCAAGTTCTATGAGTGGCACCCTTTCAGTGGACTGTTCTTTGTCCAGGGCTGTCTGATGATTAGCAAGAGCTTGAGAATCCCTAAGCCGTGA
- a CDS encoding Mitochondrial inner membrane protein required for assembly of cytochrome c oxidase (complex IV): MNRLIVGIRSGRHVMPRATSRTNMEFLWRNRLYATVKTDNIDWDPMKTSKQLIKGRELESKTSRRIFFGLLCLTPVVTFLLGCWQYQRLKWKNKLVADCEDRLTYKPLPLPKSVTPDQVGDLEYRRVLLTGKFDYSREVFVGPRLENGQKGYLLICPLIQSNGAGEVLVNRGWIREDRVIPESRRLQHLSCPQGEITIECLLRVPPSKGRFHMEHEQGSKLYTYLDLEAMAEELHTRPLYAVAIQNFKDHPEWLPEEEHKSNPWWKFWAKSPPSKEVPAQDPDAEFSPLQFMSAGVPLGKAPTVDYTNNHMQYMVTWWGLCFISAILLRVVIKNSKVINPKMEKMEKLKHANKYLG; encoded by the coding sequence ATGAACAGATTGATTGTTGGAATCCGGTCTGGCCGGCACGTGATGCCCAGAGCCACTTCACGGACGAATATGGAATTCCTTTGGAGAAATAGACTCTATGCGACGGTCAAGACGGACAACATCGATTGGGACCCAATGAAGACCTCAAAACAGTTGATCAAAGGAAGGGAGTTGGAGTCGAAAACCAGCAGACGAATATTTTTCGGTCTGCTGTGCTTGACCCCCGTCGTGACGTTTTTGCTCGGTTGCTGGCAGTACCAACGTCTAAAGTggaagaacaagctggtTGCCGATTGCGAAGACAGACTCACGTACAAGCCGCTTCCGTTGCCAAAGTCGGTCACTCCAGACCAGGTGGGCGATTTAGAGTACCGCAGAGTGCTGCTCACGGGTAAATTTGACTACAGCCGTGAGGTGTTTGTGGGTCCGAGACTGGAGAACGGCCAGAAAGGATATTTATTGATTTGTCCCCTGATTCAGTCAAACGGCGCCGGTGAAGTGCTGGTCAACCGTGGTTGGATCAGAGAGGACAGGGTGATTCCAGAGAGCAGACGGCTGCAACATCTTTCGTGTCCGCAAGGTGAAATCACCATCGAGTGTCTGCTGAGAGTGCCTCCGTCCAAAGGCAGATTCCACATGGAGCACGAACAGGGCTCGAAACTCTACACGTACCTCGACTTGGAAGCGATGGCGGAAGAATTGCACACGCGGCCGCTATATGCCGTTGCCATCCAGAACTTCAAAGACCATCCGGAATGGCTaccagaggaagagcaTAAGAGCAATCCGTGGTGGAAGTTTTGGGCCAAATCGCCACCTTCAAAAGAGGTCCCCGCTCAGGATCCAGATGCAGAGTTCAGCCCTTTGCAATTCATGAGCGCCGGCGTGCCTCTGGGAAAAGCACCAACCGTGGACTACACGAACAATCATATGCAGTATATGGTCACGTGGTGGGGTCTATGCTTCATTTCAGCCATTCTGCTACGCGTGGTGATCAAGAACAGCAAAGTGATCAACCcaaagatggaaaagaTGGAGAAGCTCAAGCACGCCAACAAGTACCTGGGCTAG